A region of the Deltaproteobacteria bacterium HGW-Deltaproteobacteria-2 genome:
GATAGAGCGGTGGTATGCAAAGAAAATTGTCTTTGCGCGTCTGCTTGTGGTGAGCCATTTCCACTTCGCACGATATCATCAGGGCGCGGTGTGTGTGGAGAATCGCCTTGGGAAAACCGGTAGTGCCTGATGAAAAATATATGGCCGCATCGTCATCGTCGGAAAGCTTGATTTTCGGAGCCGTGGAGGAACAGCACGCGGTGAGTGCATAATAACTCTCTGCAAAAGCAGGTCGGCCTACTCCCAAAAATAGCTTTATTTTTATTTTCGGAATATTGTCTCGAATCGCTACGACTCTTTCCGTAAATTCCGGCCCGAAAATCAAAACGTCACAGTCGGCCAGATCGAGACAGTATTTGATTTCATCTTCCGTATAGCGGTAGTTGAGTGGCACAGCAAGAGCGCCGGTTTTCAGAATACCAAAATAGATCGGTAGCCACTCCAGGCAGTTCATCAGCAGAATACCGACCTTATGGCCTTTCGTCAGACCTCTTCCCAATAAAAAGTTGGCAAAGCGATTGGCTTTGTCGTCGAACTCGCGCCAGGTCATCTCCCGCCGGTAGCGATTTTCCGGATTGGTTTCTACAAGATCGTAATCCTTCCAGCTTGCGTTTATTTCTTTGATTTGAGGATTTATTTCAATAAGGCATATTTCTTCGCCGTACAGAGTGGCGTTGCTTGCAAGAATTTCTGTGATTGGCATTTTTTATTCCTTCTACTCTTTACTCCCTGCGCCATCATTATGCGCATCATATAAGTGACAAGTTCGACAAAAAATTGCTTTTTACGGGTAACAAGATACGGATTTCGGACTTTTATGTCAAGACTGTTTTAGCCGGAAGATATGAATCAATCTATTTATTTCCAACTATCAAGTCGTAGAAGTCCATTTTTCTACCGACTAGTGCCGAACCACTTTGAGAAAAATGTGTTTTATCTACAAAAATATATGTATTATCGATGTACGCTTTACACATGCCATTGGAACAAATACCATCATCAAGAAAAACAACTTTATTATTCTTTGAGATATTTTTCAGGAATTCGTGTATTTTTTTCGATGTTTCAGTTTTTTCATCAATTTTAAAACCGCAAGTATTTAAATCACCGCCAAAGAATTCCATCCGAACAAGGCATTCACCGATATTTTTGCCATTTTGAGGAATAGGAGAAAATATTACAGGTGTTATTCCCATATTCTTTAATTCGTCCAGTGTTTTAACAAAATACTCGGTGAATAATTTTTTATTTACATCATAAACCTTGTCTTTGATCAATAATTGATTTTTATTATTTCCCAAGTATCCTGATAAAGCAGCCGAAATGGCGGCATATTTAACCGTATTATTTGATTTAAGCCAGTCACGTACACTGTTATTGAAATCCACGCAATCCTTAGCCTCATTAACCGTATTTCTATAGGAGACTGGCGCGATATCAAAGAACGGTCCACACGAACTTTTGGTCATTTGGATAATTTTAGCTTGCGGATTGGATGCTAAAATACCTTGAACCAGATGCGAAGCGTAAGAATCACCCCACACTAATATTTCCGGTTCGTCATTTGTCCTGCAATTCTTCGATAATGTAAATTTTTCATCACAATCATGACTGAGCCCGTGATTGATGGTTATTTTTTTGGACAAGTCAGCTAATACTATCCCTCTGCCATTCGTTCTTTTATTAAATCCATTGTTAATCTCACCAGTAATGCCAATAGCGATAAAAACCACCGAACCGGCAACAGCAAATTTAAAGACTGTTTTTCTGCTGATGGCATTTTTATTTCTAAACGGTTTTTCAACAAAGCGCCAGCTGCAATAAGCAAGCACAAATGATAGAACCGTCAAAACAAGAAGCAGAACTGTGCCCGGTTCGGTTAAACTTCTATGACGCGCAAACACGAAAAGTGGATGATGCCATAAATAAGCGCTGTAACTTATCAATCCGAGGCCAACCAATATCCTTGTAGAAAGAAAACGGCCCGCAATAGTAGCGGATGTCGAAAATGCGATGATTAATGCCGTGCCGATAGTTGGAACAAGCGCATAAAGACCGGGAAAAGGAGTAGATTTATCAAACGCGAAGACGGAATAACAAATGAGAACTAACCCGAACAAGCCAAGCGCTTCGCTCGCAACTTTGTTCGATGATATAAACTCACCCTGCTCTTTCTTATACAAAAAGTAAAAAGCAATAAGTGCTCCTATGGCTAACTCCCAACCACGCGTGAGCAGAGAGTAGAAAGTTTCCCACGGTTTATGATAAGTGCCCCATTGCGCTGCAATTAAGCTGACAACGGCAATAGCCAGCAGCGATCCGAAGATCCATCGTTTGCGTAATTTCCATAGTGCAATTAAAAAAAGAGGGAATAATATATAATACTGTTCTTCAACGGATAAACTCCAGGCATGAAGCAATGGTTTCAATTCCGCTTGGGTTGCGAAATAACCGCTTTCTTTCATGAACAGTATGTTTGATGAAAAAGTTGAAATAGAGGTAAGACTTTTACAAAAGTCTTTAAAATGATTTGGCAGGAGCCACAACCAGGCAAATGGCAGGCAACAGAGCATCACTAAAAATAATGCCGGTAAAATGCGCCTCGCTCTTCTTTCGTAAAATTTAGCAATTGAAAACTTTCCTTCATTCATATCGGCAAGAATAATCGTCGTTATCAAATAACCACTGATAACGAAAAACACATCGACGCCGACAAAACCGCCTTCAAACACTTTAAACCCGGCATGAAAGAAAATTACTGCAAGAACCGCAATAGCTCTTAGACCATCAATTTCTCCACGATATCCCATTAGTCACCCATAAAATTTCCGCCAGACATATACTAAAATGGCGGCGCAATTTTTTATAACTGTACCACCATTTTATCAAGTTAAATGATTATTTTAATAACAATATTAAGGTTGACTTTAAGTAATTTCGTAGTAAAATTAATATGAAAGGAAGGAGATCAAGAGTCAACTACCAAATATCATATTAACTGACCACCAAATTTTCAATAAGGGGTAAAGAATATGATCCATTTCCAGAAAGACTTACATTTTGCCGCTCTTTTTCTTAGCACACTTCTATTTATCGTATTTACCATGAATGGCTGTCAGCCGCAGAAACAATCCGGACCCCCGGAAAAAATTACCATAGCTTATTCAACTGCCGGCAACGCAATTCTCATTAACGTTGCCTTCGCGAAGGATTACCTTCGGGAAGAAGGTCTGGATGCAACGCCGCAGCCTCATGCCTTCGGGAAACCGGCTCTCCTGTCTGTGATTGATGGCAAGGCGGATATCGCTACAGTGGGAGATACACCAATAGTGTTCGCCGTCATGGGCGGCAAGAAAATCACTACCCTGGCAGTAATCCAGACTTCCAACAGAAATGAAACCATCGTGGCCAGAAGGGACAAAGGAATTGCCAAACCTTCCGACCTAAAAGGGAAAAAAATCGGCCTTACACTGGAAACAACGGGGCATTTCTTTGCGGATGCTTTTCTGCAACTCCACAATATCGGCAGAAAGCAGGTCAAAATTGTTGACCTGAAGCCCGACGAAATGGCCCATGCTCTCGACACTGGAAAGGTGGATGCCGTCTCCACATGGAATCCTACCGTGATGCAACTGAAGAATAAATTGGGAAGCAATGGGATAATGTTTTTCGGTGAATCACTCTACACCGAGAACTTCTGCGTTGTGGCCGGACAGGAGTATGTAAAGAATAATCCCACGGCGATAAAAAAAGTTCTGCGGGCACTGATTAAGGCCGAAGCATTTGTGCATGAGCATCCCGAAGAATCGCGCCGACTCGTAGTCGAATCTCTCAAGGTTGATAAAGTAATTCTTGATGAAATATGGGACATTTTCACATTCAGGGTCGCGCTGGATCAGGCATTGCTGGTGGACTTTGAAGACCAGACGCGATGGGCAATAAAAAATAGATTAGCAGCATGCCGCGATATGCCCAACTATCTTGATTTCATTTATATCGATGGGCTTTTGGCAGTCAAGCCGGATGCGGTGAGGATCATTCGTTGATGGTCGCGTAAAAAGTCCAACATTCGTCATACCGGCGAACGCCGGTATCCAGAACATTTAATATTTACTGGATTCTGTGTCGCGCTCCGCTTGCACGGAATGACAATAGGAAAAAAACATGCAGATCAAAAAAAGACTGAGTATCAATAACTGGATTTCCCTGATTGTTGCTGTGCTTATAGCAATTTCCCTGTCCTGGTCGTTCTGGAATATTTACAGAGCCGACCGGAATGAGAAGCTCGTTGATGAAATGATAAAAACGGCCTTTGAACGCATCGCCTTGCGGGACGATTATCTTCTTAATCGGGAAGAACGGGCGGGCATCCAGTGGCACTTAAAGTCCGAAGCTCTCCGGAAATTACTGGAAACAGCGTCTGAAAGTTTTTCGAGCGCGGAAGACAAACTCCTGTTACAGGAAGCGCAAAAAAACTTTGATGCAACCTTTTCTTCATTCTCCTCGATAATCGAGAGAAGTAAGCGGGAGGCACGCCGTGCGAATAGCAGACTTATTTTTGATGAAGCGGGAACGCGGCAGATCGGCCAGGTATTTCTCAAGGCCTACGCCTTGATGGATATTATCAATAGACTGCATGAATCAACCGTGAGGGAAAAGACCAAAGCACAAAACTGGGCTCTTTTGCTGATCATCATTTTGTTTGCGGGCAGCGGCATAGCGATTATCGTCAATTCAACTTCGCTCAACAGAATGGTGGCAAAACGCCTGACAGCGCTTGATCAAGGGATCGAAATCATCGGTAATGGCAATCTGAATTATCAAATACCTGTAACAGGCAATGATGAACTGGCTGATTTGGCCAAGGCCGTGAATGAAACGGTGGCTAAATTAAAGCAATCTTATACCTCCGTGGAAAATCTCCAAAGAGAAATCTCCGAGCGCAAAAAGTTGGAGGAGGATTTAAAAAAGCTTTACCTGCATCAGCAGACGCTCCTTGATGCTATTCCAGACATTATTATGGAAGTAGATAAAAATAAAATTTATACATGGGCTAATCAGCCCGGCATCAAATTTTTCGGAAAGGATGTGCTCGGCAAGGCCGCTGATTTTTATTTTGTCCGGGAACAAGGAACGTTCGATAAGGTCCAACCCCTTTTCAACGGCAGTAATGATCTTATTTATTTAGAAAGCTGGCAGAAACGTAAAGACGGACAAGAGAGACTGCTGGCCTGGTGGTGCCGGGTTCTCAAAGATACGCAGGGGAATGTATCAGGAGCACTTTCTTCCGCCCGCGACATCACTGAAATCAGGCAGGCAGAGGAGGAAATAAAAAAACTAAATGAAGAACTTGAACAGCGTGTCGCCCAACGCACCGCCGAATTATCAACCAAGACCGCTGATCTGGAACGGATAAATAAAGTATTCGTAGATCGGGAGTTGAGGATGCGGGAGCTGAAGAAACGGATAGCGGAGTTGGAGAAGCATAAAGGGTGAAAAGTGAATAGTGAAGAGAACGAAGTGAATGGTGAGGGGAACCCTTTTTCAACTCTTCTCATTTCGCGCTTCACACTTCACGAGTAATGAAGGTTAAACCATGATCAACTCAACGATAACAAGTAATACTCA
Encoded here:
- a CDS encoding acyltransferase, which produces MGYRGEIDGLRAIAVLAVIFFHAGFKVFEGGFVGVDVFFVISGYLITTIILADMNEGKFSIAKFYERRARRILPALFLVMLCCLPFAWLWLLPNHFKDFCKSLTSISTFSSNILFMKESGYFATQAELKPLLHAWSLSVEEQYYILFPLFLIALWKLRKRWIFGSLLAIAVVSLIAAQWGTYHKPWETFYSLLTRGWELAIGALIAFYFLYKKEQGEFISSNKVASEALGLFGLVLICYSVFAFDKSTPFPGLYALVPTIGTALIIAFSTSATIAGRFLSTRILVGLGLISYSAYLWHHPLFVFARHRSLTEPGTVLLLVLTVLSFVLAYCSWRFVEKPFRNKNAISRKTVFKFAVAGSVVFIAIGITGEINNGFNKRTNGRGIVLADLSKKITINHGLSHDCDEKFTLSKNCRTNDEPEILVWGDSYASHLVQGILASNPQAKIIQMTKSSCGPFFDIAPVSYRNTVNEAKDCVDFNNSVRDWLKSNNTVKYAAISAALSGYLGNNKNQLLIKDKVYDVNKKLFTEYFVKTLDELKNMGITPVIFSPIPQNGKNIGECLVRMEFFGGDLNTCGFKIDEKTETSKKIHEFLKNISKNNKVVFLDDGICSNGMCKAYIDNTYIFVDKTHFSQSGSALVGRKMDFYDLIVGNK
- a CDS encoding ABC transporter substrate-binding protein; its protein translation is MIHFQKDLHFAALFLSTLLFIVFTMNGCQPQKQSGPPEKITIAYSTAGNAILINVAFAKDYLREEGLDATPQPHAFGKPALLSVIDGKADIATVGDTPIVFAVMGGKKITTLAVIQTSNRNETIVARRDKGIAKPSDLKGKKIGLTLETTGHFFADAFLQLHNIGRKQVKIVDLKPDEMAHALDTGKVDAVSTWNPTVMQLKNKLGSNGIMFFGESLYTENFCVVAGQEYVKNNPTAIKKVLRALIKAEAFVHEHPEESRRLVVESLKVDKVILDEIWDIFTFRVALDQALLVDFEDQTRWAIKNRLAACRDMPNYLDFIYIDGLLAVKPDAVRIIR